A region from the Silene latifolia isolate original U9 population chromosome 7, ASM4854445v1, whole genome shotgun sequence genome encodes:
- the LOC141592353 gene encoding uncharacterized protein LOC141592353 isoform X2, whose product MLETAPSLSIYWKKNDEGIEGERVTRKVTNEGSGDFSFDKVSMDLNKEDEEEISSNSAVATGIGGEGLKDHHDFEKIMMNNDITIQYCTELLDDYPNHPMLLKKYADFLLGKGDLHGAEEYYFRASQANPGDGESLAQYAQLVWVLHHDHERALTYFDLAAQTASDNSFVMAAYAKFLWETEDDGEDLSAVPDTFQKSAHFHSDDGINVNTDELESYYKRMINDKPSDPTFLNNQREILKMPKNTIRVRSWSSHKMVRCCHSLPHYYGNSITTEGRL is encoded by the exons atgttgGAAACAGCCCCATCATTGAGTATATATTGGAAGAAGAATGATGAAGGGATTGAAGGTGAAAGAGTTACTAGAAAAGTAACAAATGAAGGAAGTGGTGATTTCAGTTTTGATAAAGTAAGCATGGATTTGAAcaaagaagatgaggaggaaatAAGTAGTAATAGTGCTGTTGCTACTGGTATTGGGGGTGAGGGGTTGAAGGATCATCATGATTTTGAGAAAATAATGATGAATAATGATATTACTATCCAGTATTGCACAGAGTTGCTTGATGATTACCCTAATCATCCTATGTTGTTGAAGAAATATGCTGATTTCCTACTG GGAAAAGGAGACCTTCACGGAGCAGAAGAGTATTATTTCAGAGCTTCACAAGCTAACCCGGGAGATGGAGAAAGTTTAGCGCAGTACGCCCAATTGGTTTGGGTCCTCCATCATGATCATGAAAGAGCCTTAACCTACTTTGATCTTGCCGCTCAAACTGCTTCAGATAATAG CTTTGTTATGGCAGCTTATGCCAAGTTTCTTTGGGAAACAGAAGATGATGGAGAAGATCTATCAGCTGTTCCCGATACGTTTCAG AAATCTGCTCACTTTCATTCAGATGATGGAATTAATGTCAACACTGATGAACTGGAAAGCTACTACAAAAGGATGATCAACGACAAGCCTTCCGATCCCACTTTCTTGAACAA TCAAAGGGAGATCTTGAAGATGCCAAAGAATACTATTCGCGTGCGGTCCTGGTCGAGCCACAAAATGGTGAGATGTTGTCACAGTTTGCCACATTACTATGGGAACTCTATCACGACCGAGGGCAGACTTTGA
- the LOC141592354 gene encoding carboxyl-terminal-processing peptidase 2, chloroplastic-like produces the protein MWASTVVYSSALSSKFTLLYVKQPRPSVYRHSHHVQHLVFRRFCKPILSQHYGLYSLQFYKLIVGKSLEKCKRHPVVVVVAPFVRFLVGVMLVMSVSLATTQTPSLALSEENRLFLEAWRTIDRAYVDKTFNGQSWFRYRENALRLDPMNTRQQTYMAIRKMVASLDDPFTRFLEPEKLKSLRSGTQNSLTGVGLSIGFPTGVDESPIGVVVISAAPGGPASRAGILPGDIILAIDDARTESMGIYDAANILQGPEGSSVELTIRSRGELKNVVLKREKVTLNPVKSRLCEIRSAKDTAKVGYIKLTSFTQNSSAAVKEAIETLQSKNVNAFVLDLRDNSGGLFPEGIEIAKIWMNKGVIVYICDSRGVRDIYDVDGNSALAPSEPLAVLVNKGTASASEILAGALKDNKRAVLYGEPTYGKGKIQSVFELSDGSGLVVTVARYETPAHTDINKVGIKPDHPLPASFPKDENDFCTCVQDSSSACFLDRQQLFSR, from the exons ATGTGGGCTTCCACCGTTGTATACTCATCG GCCTTGTCCTCTAAATTTACGCTGCTATATGTCAAACAACCTCGTCCTTCTGTATATAGGCATTCCCATCATGTTCAACATTTGGTTTTTCGACGATTTTGTAAACCAATTTTATCCCAACATTACGGTTTGTATAGTCTccaattttacaaattaattgttGGGAAATCCTTGGAGAAATGCAAACGGCAtcctgttgttgttgttgttgcgccCTTTGTCCGTTTCCTTGTCGGAGTCATGCTCGTAATGTCTGTTTCTCTTGCTACCACTCAAACTCCCTCAT TGGCGCTCTCTGAAGAGAATCGCCTTTTCTTAGAAGCGTGGAGGACAATTGATCGCGCATATGTTGATAAGACTTTTAATGGCCAAAGTTGGTTCCGTTATAGAGAGAATGCCCTTCGCCTTGACCCAATGAACACTCGACAGCAGACAT ACATGGCGATAAGAAAGATGGTTGCTTCACTGGATGATCCTTTCACTCGTTTTCTGGAGCCTGAGAAGCTGAAGAGTTTACGT TCAGGAACTCAGAACTCTCTTACGGGTGTAGGACTGTCCATTGGCTTCCCTACTGGCGTTGATGAATCACCAATTGGAGTTGTTGTAATCTCGGCTGCTCCTGGGGGTCCCGCTAGTAGGGCTGGCATTTTGCCTGGGGACATAATTCTGGCAATTGATGATGCACGTACAGAAAGCATGGGCATATATGATGCAGCTAATATCTTACA GGGACCTGAAGGAAGTTCAGTGGAGTTAACAATTCGTAGCAGGGGTGAGCTTAAAAATGTTGTCCTGAA GAGAGAAAAAGTCACGTTGAACCCAGTCAAATCCAGATTATGTGAAATACGTTCAGCAAAGGATACTGCAAAAGTAGGATATATCAAATTAACATCATTTACTCAGAATTCTTCTG CTGCTGTCAAAGAAGCTATAGAGACACTGCAAAGTAAAAATGTTAATGCTTTCGTGCTTGATCTTCGAGATAATAG TGGTGGTCTCTTCCCTGAGGGCATTGAGATAGCCAAAATATG GATGAACAAAGGAGTTATTGTGTATATTTGTGATAGCCGTGGTGTTCGTGATATATATGACGTTGATGGAAACAGTGCTCTAGCACCTTCAGAACCTCTTGCTGTTCTG GTGAACAAGGGCACTGCAAGTGCTAGTGAAATATTGGCAGGGGCATTAAAGGACAACAAGCGAGCTGTGCTTTATGGAGAGCCTACCTACGGCAAAGG CAAAATACAGTCGGTTTTTGAGCTATCGGATGGATCTGGCTTGGTGGTCACTGTTGCTCGCTATGAAACTCCCGCTCACACGGATATTAACAAG GTGGGAATCAAACCCGATCATCCTCTACCAGCATCATTTCCCAAGGACGAGAACGACTTCTGCACATGCGTCCAGGATTCCTCATCAGCTTGCTTTCTGGACAGGCAACAGCTCTTTTCAAGATGA
- the LOC141592353 gene encoding uncharacterized protein LOC141592353 isoform X1: MLETAPSLSIYWKKNDEGIEGERVTRKVTNEGSGDFSFDKVSMDLNKEDEEEISSNSAVATGIGGEGLKDHHDFEKIMMNNDITIQYCTELLDDYPNHPMLLKKYADFLLGKGDLHGAEEYYFRASQANPGDGESLAQYAQLVWVLHHDHERALTYFDLAAQTASDNSFVMAAYAKFLWETEDDGEDLSAVPDTFQKSAHFHSDDGINVNTDELESYYKRMINDKPSDPTFLNKYAQYLYESKGDLEDAKEYYSRAVLVEPQNGEMLSQFATLLWELYHDRGQTLNYLERAIEAAPQDCNVLAAYARILWIVGDE, from the exons atgttgGAAACAGCCCCATCATTGAGTATATATTGGAAGAAGAATGATGAAGGGATTGAAGGTGAAAGAGTTACTAGAAAAGTAACAAATGAAGGAAGTGGTGATTTCAGTTTTGATAAAGTAAGCATGGATTTGAAcaaagaagatgaggaggaaatAAGTAGTAATAGTGCTGTTGCTACTGGTATTGGGGGTGAGGGGTTGAAGGATCATCATGATTTTGAGAAAATAATGATGAATAATGATATTACTATCCAGTATTGCACAGAGTTGCTTGATGATTACCCTAATCATCCTATGTTGTTGAAGAAATATGCTGATTTCCTACTG GGAAAAGGAGACCTTCACGGAGCAGAAGAGTATTATTTCAGAGCTTCACAAGCTAACCCGGGAGATGGAGAAAGTTTAGCGCAGTACGCCCAATTGGTTTGGGTCCTCCATCATGATCATGAAAGAGCCTTAACCTACTTTGATCTTGCCGCTCAAACTGCTTCAGATAATAG CTTTGTTATGGCAGCTTATGCCAAGTTTCTTTGGGAAACAGAAGATGATGGAGAAGATCTATCAGCTGTTCCCGATACGTTTCAG AAATCTGCTCACTTTCATTCAGATGATGGAATTAATGTCAACACTGATGAACTGGAAAGCTACTACAAAAGGATGATCAACGACAAGCCTTCCGATCCCACTTTCTTGAACAAGTATGCTCAGTACTTGTATGAG TCAAAGGGAGATCTTGAAGATGCCAAAGAATACTATTCGCGTGCGGTCCTGGTCGAGCCACAAAATGGTGAGATGTTGTCACAGTTTGCCACATTACTATGGGAACTCTATCACGACCGAGGGCAGACTTTGAATTATTTAGAACGAGCAATCGAAGCCGCCCCACAGGACTG CAATGTTCTCGCAGCATATGCTCGTATCCTTTGGATCGTAGGTGATGAATGA
- the LOC141592355 gene encoding uncharacterized protein LOC141592355 yields MAYPAPPLPSTPPPPPPWQLSSSHLLLIPLTPPFLRLNSRSVILHARNVNSDPSRFDDDNVVFLRRRRRRRKPQGGNGRRSRQPRWWFDDHQDDDEEEGGILQQLVDNLWILQVFKSYGLFLPIILISLLIATGPKAFIMGSGIPFGLSLLAFAFNKLSQSLNYTLTSKPTPKYKHSRSRFDGKWDISMEDQNTQQQQTRQGEKNKSRNYRTRINSFGGWDELLTEHETERPSATKQRFEMMTGKKLGSSLEER; encoded by the exons ATGGCGTACCCTGCTCCTCCCTTACCTTctactccaccaccaccaccaccatggcAACTCTCTTCCTCTCACTTGCTCCTTATTCCACTAACTCCTCCCTTCCTACGCCTCAATTCTCGCTCTGTCATTTTACATGCCCGGAACGTTAACTCTGATCCCTCGAGGTTCGACGACGACAATGTGGTGTTtctaaggaggaggaggaggagaagaaaACCCCAAGGAGGAAATGGTAGACGGTCGAGGCAACCAAGATGGTGGTTTGATGATCATCAAGACGACGATGAAGAAGAGGGTGGTATTCTCCAACAACTAGTTGATAATCTCTGGATTCTTCAG GTGTTCAAATCGTATGGTTTATTCTTACCCATCATCTTGATATCCCTCCTGATAGCAACCGGACCAAAAGCCTTCATCATGGGCTCAGGCATCCCATTTGGACTCTCCTTGCTCGCCTTTGCATTCAACAAGTTGTCCCAATCACTTAATTATACCCTTACCTCTAAGCCTACACCCAAATACAAGCACTCAAGGTCGCGCTTTGATGGAAAATGGGACATTTCCATGGAGGACCAGAATACCCAACAGCAACAAACTCGACAAGGTGAAAAGAACAAGAGCAGAAATTACAGAACGAGGATTAACAGTTTTGGTGGGTGGGACGAGTTGCTTACTGAACACGAAACAGAGAGGCCTTCTGCTACCAAACAAAGATTTGAGATGATGACGGGGAAGAAGCTAGGGAGTTCACTGGAAGAGAGATGA